TGCCGCCACCCGGCGCACGCGCACCAAGGCCGCAAACCACCCGCGCCGGACAGCCGTCACCACTTCAAAAGGCTTCCCAACGGCGACAACCGCCTTTCCGCATCACCGGGAAGACCCCGACCGACGGGAGGGCAACCGGCGGAAGAATCCGCGCCATTGGCACGCAACAGCAACTTATGGAAACCCCAAAAATACCGGGACAAAAATGGGGCTCGACCAGCCGGACGGATTCCCGCATTATCAACGAATGGGAATTTGTATCCATGATTTGAATACAAATAAGGGGCTCGCCCCGTATCCAAGTCCCTCCGGAAGGTTGACAGGAAGTTGCCAAAAATGCTGTTTTTTGCTTCCCCTCCCCGCAACAACCTGCCACACTCTGCCCGTTCTAAATCATTAACCATCAAACAAGTCCGCTATTACTAGCGACTTATTCATGCCCAGCGTGCCGGCATCTTGCCTGCCGTCGAAACAGAAAGGCGCGAAGCGCCGCTGATTTTTTTCTTCCCAAACGAAGCCAATAAATGCCGCGCTTCGCGCGAGAAATAACGACGGCAGGCAAGGATGCCTGCGCTACGCATGCCGCGTCTCCCCTCGCCCGGCCTGCTCACGCGTGGCCAAACGCCGGATCGACGGCCGCGATGGCGGATTCGGCCCGCGGCGCGGGCGCGGCATGCGGCAATGAAAATAACAGCCGCGCGGACTCGTCCCATGTGTTGCGGCGCGCCCAGTCGCGTCCGGCGTCGCCGAGGCGCCGGCGCAAAGCGGGCTCGCGAATGAGCCTTTCGAAGGCCGCGACGAGACGGTCGGGTTCGTCGGGCGGCGCGAGCAGGCCGGTGGCGCCGTCGATCACCGCCTCGGGCACGCCGCCGACCTGATGCGCGACCACGGGCAGGCCGTGGGCGGAGGCCTCCAGGTAAACGAGCCCGAAACCTTCCACACTCATGCCGTGGTTGATGCTCGTCATCGCGAAGATGTCCGCCCGGCGGTAAACCGCGCCGAGCTCATGGTTGGGAATGTTGCCCAGGAAGTGCACGGGGAACGGCGCATGCGCGGCGGTGGCGCGGAGCTGCTTTTCGAAAGCACCGCGGCCGCGCGTGCCGACAAGCCAGTATTCGACTTTCTGGTGCAACTCCGGGGGCAGCATCTCCAGGGCGCGAAGCGTGTGATGCTGGCCTTTGCGCGGATGCAGCCGCCCGACGGTGAGGATGACGGCGCGGCCGTTTTTTGGGGGAAGAATCGACGGCGGCGCGGGGACATGGTCAGTGTTTGACAGGCCCACCCGGAGCGCGCCGGGCGTGAGAATGGTTTTCCTCCGGGCATTGGGGAAACGCAGGCAGAGCAGGTCGCGCGTGAAACGTGTCAGCACGCTCACCTTGGAAGCATGGTCGATGAGCCGTCGCGCCAGCGGACGGATGATCGGATGACGATGGAAGCGAAGGATCTCCGAGCCATGCACCGTGAGCACGAGGCGGCGGGGGCGGAAGGCGCTTATGAATTGCAAATACATCATCGCCAGCAATGGCCCCGGCTCGGGCATATACACGGTGGCATGGCGCAGCCGGCGGCGCTCGCGGATGAGCTCGATGCCGAGACGG
This genomic stretch from Termitidicoccus mucosus harbors:
- a CDS encoding glycosyltransferase family 4 protein; the encoded protein is MSEKPHAEPIILITHEFYPKRGGIATFAEEIACAAARLGHDVEVWAQAAPLDQEKPWPFKIRRLTLKGTHDLGCQVRLGIELIRERRRLRHATVYMPEPGPLLAMMYLQFISAFRPRRLVLTVHGSEILRFHRHPIIRPLARRLIDHASKVSVLTRFTRDLLCLRFPNARRKTILTPGALRVGLSNTDHVPAPPSILPPKNGRAVILTVGRLHPRKGQHHTLRALEMLPPELHQKVEYWLVGTRGRGAFEKQLRATAAHAPFPVHFLGNIPNHELGAVYRRADIFAMTSINHGMSVEGFGLVYLEASAHGLPVVAHQVGGVPEAVIDGATGLLAPPDEPDRLVAAFERLIREPALRRRLGDAGRDWARRNTWDESARLLFSLPHAAPAPRAESAIAAVDPAFGHA